In Spirochaeta thermophila DSM 6578, the following proteins share a genomic window:
- a CDS encoding glycoside hydrolase family 3 protein — MKNHKPVWLLMIVFLLFPTWGCGVKGDPSRGRFRDSSLSPEERARDLLSYMTIEEKIGQMAMVDRGYLKSPHDIAEYGLGAILSGGGSAPRRNTPESWKEMVDGFQREALGTRLGIPILYGIDAVHGHNNVHGAVIFPHNIGLGATGDPELVERIGRAVAEEVVATGIHWTFAPCVTVPQDERWGRTYEGFGEDPELVARLGAALIRGFQGVPAPESLARPDTILATAKHFVADGGTTGGKDRGDARLTEEELRKVHLRPYVEAVKAGVGSVMVSFSSINGVKMHANRDLIQGVLRGELGFDGLIVSDWAAHTELPGSLEEKLATVINAGVDMIMIPDDYRGFVAAVKSLVEEGVVSRKRIDEAVYRILLTKFRLGLFERPIQEDVDFSMVGSEPHRALAREAVRKSVVLLKNDGGVLPLKKEGTRILVLGDKADDLGVQCGGWTITWQGKRGRVTEGTTILEAIRKAVSDPSLVTHVRRASQLAQVKADVIIVVVGETPYAEMYGDRQDLSLTREDAELIIHASQTGLPVVVVLVSGRPRIITDLLDSMDALLAVWLPGTEGDGIADVLFGDYAPTGKLPFVWPRSMEVLPLTIEESGHHPEKALFPYGYGLSY, encoded by the coding sequence ATGAAAAACCACAAGCCGGTCTGGTTGCTCATGATCGTGTTTCTTCTCTTTCCCACATGGGGATGTGGGGTGAAGGGTGATCCTTCACGAGGCAGGTTCAGGGACTCGTCCCTCTCTCCCGAGGAACGCGCGCGGGACCTCCTCTCCTACATGACGATTGAGGAGAAGATCGGTCAGATGGCCATGGTCGACAGGGGGTATCTCAAGAGCCCACACGACATCGCCGAGTACGGCCTGGGAGCCATCCTGAGCGGGGGAGGTTCTGCGCCGCGGCGGAATACCCCCGAGTCGTGGAAGGAGATGGTGGACGGCTTCCAGAGAGAGGCCCTCGGTACCCGTCTGGGTATTCCCATACTCTACGGCATCGATGCGGTGCATGGTCACAACAATGTCCACGGTGCAGTGATCTTTCCCCACAATATAGGGCTGGGGGCCACCGGGGATCCAGAGCTCGTCGAGCGGATCGGCCGGGCGGTGGCAGAGGAGGTGGTGGCCACGGGTATCCACTGGACCTTCGCCCCCTGTGTCACGGTCCCCCAGGACGAACGATGGGGAAGGACGTACGAGGGGTTCGGCGAGGATCCGGAGCTCGTGGCTCGGCTGGGAGCGGCGCTCATTCGGGGGTTCCAGGGCGTACCTGCTCCGGAGAGCCTCGCCCGGCCAGATACCATCCTCGCGACGGCCAAGCACTTCGTGGCAGACGGCGGGACCACAGGAGGGAAGGACAGGGGTGATGCACGGCTCACCGAGGAGGAGCTGAGGAAGGTGCACCTTCGTCCCTATGTGGAGGCGGTGAAGGCGGGTGTGGGATCGGTGATGGTGAGCTTCTCGAGCATCAACGGGGTGAAGATGCACGCCAACCGCGACCTCATCCAGGGTGTGCTCAGAGGAGAACTCGGGTTCGACGGACTCATCGTCTCCGACTGGGCGGCCCACACCGAACTGCCGGGTTCGCTCGAGGAGAAGCTCGCCACGGTGATCAACGCGGGGGTGGACATGATCATGATACCCGACGACTACCGGGGATTCGTGGCGGCGGTGAAGTCGCTGGTGGAGGAGGGGGTCGTATCGCGGAAGCGCATAGACGAAGCCGTGTACCGTATCCTCCTCACCAAGTTCCGTCTCGGACTCTTCGAACGTCCCATACAGGAGGACGTGGATTTCTCCATGGTGGGGAGCGAGCCCCATCGCGCCCTCGCCCGTGAGGCGGTCCGAAAATCGGTGGTCCTTCTCAAGAACGATGGAGGGGTCCTTCCCTTGAAGAAGGAAGGTACGCGTATCCTCGTGCTCGGTGACAAGGCCGACGATCTGGGAGTCCAGTGCGGTGGGTGGACCATCACCTGGCAGGGGAAGCGGGGGAGGGTCACCGAGGGGACGACCATCCTGGAGGCGATCAGGAAGGCCGTGAGCGATCCTTCCCTCGTGACGCACGTACGGCGGGCCTCGCAGCTCGCGCAGGTGAAGGCCGATGTGATCATCGTGGTGGTGGGAGAGACGCCCTATGCCGAGATGTACGGCGACAGACAGGATCTCTCGCTCACCAGGGAGGACGCGGAACTCATCATCCATGCCTCGCAGACCGGCCTGCCGGTGGTCGTGGTTCTCGTGAGCGGCAGACCCCGCATTATCACCGATCTGCTCGACTCCATGGACGCGCTCCTCGCGGTGTGGCTGCCGGGTACCGAAGGGGATGGGATCGCCGATGTCCTCTTCGGGGACTATGCGCCCACGGGAAAGCTACCCTTCGTCTGGCCCAGGAGCATGGAGGTGCTCCCTCTCACCATCGAGGAGAGTGGGCATCACCCGGAAAAGGCCCTGTTTCCTTATGGATACGGCCTTTCCTACTGA
- a CDS encoding ABC transporter permease — MKRYFIRKIGVYLLTFFVAVTIDWLIPRFMPGDPIQSMLARAQLRPDAYKIIYSHYTQAFGLDLPLWKQYLNFWGAVFRGDLGISIYRFPTPVMKVIMEAVPYDIALLLPAVLLSWWAGNKFGAFAARRKRLDNTLLPVGYFLTATPYMWMAIILAWVLGTAFGVFPIAGAYSFGLVPHLSVRFFLDLLWHWFLPFASLFLVMFGGWAIGMRNMIIYELEADYSRYLEALGAPRRLIRRYAFRNAILPQVTGLALQLGTIVAGALVTEQVFSYPGIGYQILAAIQNKDYFLLQGCFLFIIIGVLLANFFIDVIYILIDPRTRYGLTGESA, encoded by the coding sequence GTGAAACGCTACTTCATCCGGAAGATAGGTGTCTATCTCCTCACGTTTTTCGTGGCCGTCACCATCGACTGGCTCATTCCCCGCTTCATGCCGGGGGATCCCATACAGTCGATGCTCGCGAGGGCCCAGCTCAGGCCCGATGCGTACAAGATCATCTACAGTCACTACACTCAGGCCTTCGGGCTCGATCTGCCCCTGTGGAAACAGTATCTCAATTTCTGGGGGGCGGTCTTCAGGGGTGATCTTGGGATCAGCATCTACCGGTTTCCCACGCCGGTGATGAAGGTCATCATGGAGGCCGTGCCCTATGACATCGCACTCCTCCTTCCCGCCGTGCTCTTGAGTTGGTGGGCGGGGAACAAGTTCGGGGCCTTCGCCGCCAGGCGGAAGCGGCTCGACAACACCTTGCTGCCGGTGGGGTACTTCCTCACGGCCACTCCCTACATGTGGATGGCGATCATCCTCGCCTGGGTGCTCGGCACGGCCTTCGGGGTCTTTCCCATCGCCGGGGCCTACAGCTTCGGTCTGGTGCCGCATCTCTCGGTGCGATTCTTCCTCGATCTCCTCTGGCACTGGTTCCTGCCCTTCGCCTCTCTCTTCCTGGTGATGTTCGGGGGATGGGCCATAGGCATGCGGAACATGATCATCTACGAGTTGGAGGCGGACTACTCGCGCTATCTCGAGGCCCTGGGTGCACCCCGGAGGCTCATCCGTCGGTATGCCTTCCGGAACGCCATCCTGCCCCAGGTGACCGGGCTCGCCCTCCAGTTGGGGACGATCGTCGCGGGAGCCCTCGTGACCGAGCAGGTCTTCTCCTATCCCGGCATAGGGTATCAGATCCTGGCCGCCATTCAGAACAAGGACTACTTCCTCCTCCAGGGATGTTTTCTTTTCATCATCATCGGGGTGCTTCTCGCGAACTTCTTCATCGACGTGATCTACATCCTCATCGATCCGAGAACCCGTTACGGACTTACAGGAGAGTCGGCATGA
- a CDS encoding chemotaxis protein CheW encodes MAVKDADLKEQDAVEDAWDEEEEVQEIEIPDFRMVTFSLGGRDYGVDIMKVKEIAKFAQYTYVPNTPPYVRGVYNLRGEIISVVDLRRMFNLPFEETPGRPDTGLIVHVGDTLVGVVVDAIDRVVAVPSRRIQPPHPLFGDINVRFISGVVEHEERLYIVLDIERILGREEEESAPEDSAPASEIRKEKASKAPKEKVPAPRRKEEQDLQFIKEGLAALAGFHVTALNEAWVEGRWEEWKQERAAQGKELQLQEEEDAREFLSPFFSPHTGEFWGEKYATRVAESLPKEVSPPYKVWNVGCGKGYETYSLAALLRNRYPGVLLTIWAQDVDLLSVSMAPNLVVNREEVPSWLHSFLVEGRNGYTFSQEIKDAIVFEYHDVLNANPFVGIDLIVARDVLSFLEPSAQLRVLEEWEEKLKPKGLVLAGAHEDISVYEGWKRVRDDLPVFQKSTVGTKE; translated from the coding sequence ATGGCGGTGAAAGATGCTGACCTGAAGGAACAGGACGCGGTGGAAGATGCGTGGGACGAGGAGGAAGAGGTCCAGGAGATAGAGATCCCCGATTTCAGGATGGTGACGTTTTCCCTGGGCGGACGGGATTACGGCGTGGATATCATGAAGGTGAAGGAGATCGCGAAGTTCGCCCAGTACACCTATGTGCCCAATACGCCTCCCTATGTCCGGGGGGTCTACAACCTGAGGGGTGAGATCATCTCGGTGGTGGACCTCAGGCGGATGTTCAATCTCCCCTTCGAGGAGACCCCCGGCCGGCCGGATACCGGACTCATCGTACACGTGGGGGATACCCTGGTGGGGGTGGTGGTGGACGCCATCGACCGGGTAGTCGCCGTCCCCTCCCGGAGGATTCAGCCTCCCCACCCCCTCTTCGGGGATATCAACGTTCGGTTCATAAGCGGTGTGGTGGAGCACGAAGAGAGGCTCTACATCGTTCTCGACATAGAGCGTATTCTCGGAAGAGAGGAAGAGGAATCCGCCCCGGAAGACTCGGCTCCTGCATCCGAGATCAGAAAGGAGAAGGCCTCGAAAGCCCCGAAGGAGAAGGTCCCCGCCCCGCGCAGGAAGGAAGAGCAGGACCTCCAGTTCATAAAAGAAGGGCTCGCCGCCCTCGCGGGATTCCATGTGACGGCTCTCAACGAAGCATGGGTGGAAGGCCGGTGGGAGGAGTGGAAGCAGGAGCGGGCCGCTCAGGGGAAGGAACTCCAGCTCCAGGAAGAGGAGGACGCCCGGGAGTTCCTTTCTCCTTTCTTCTCCCCGCATACCGGAGAGTTCTGGGGAGAGAAGTACGCGACGCGTGTGGCGGAGAGCCTGCCGAAGGAGGTGTCGCCGCCCTACAAGGTATGGAATGTCGGCTGTGGAAAAGGGTATGAGACCTACTCTCTCGCCGCGCTCCTCAGGAACCGATATCCCGGTGTGCTCCTCACCATCTGGGCGCAGGATGTAGACCTCCTGAGCGTCTCCATGGCACCCAATCTCGTGGTGAACAGGGAGGAGGTACCCTCCTGGCTCCATTCCTTCCTGGTTGAGGGCCGGAACGGCTACACCTTCTCGCAGGAGATCAAGGACGCCATCGTCTTCGAATATCATGATGTCTTGAACGCCAACCCGTTTGTTGGTATAGATCTCATTGTGGCACGGGATGTCCTCTCGTTCCTCGAGCCTTCGGCTCAGCTCAGGGTCCTGGAGGAGTGGGAAGAGAAGCTCAAGCCCAAGGGCCTTGTCCTCGCCGGGGCGCATGAGGACATAAGCGTGTACGAAGGATGGAAGAGGGTCCGGGATGATCTCCCGGTTTTTCAGAAATCGACGGTTGGAACGAAGGAGTGA
- a CDS encoding ABC transporter ATP-binding protein: MSLQIENLRVYYQTLRGDVKALDGVTFTIGDGEIMGLAGESGCGKSTLGNSLVLLKPPMRYVEGSVTVDGDELPIWDFERMNEYRYRTISTVPQYAMNAMNPTRKIGRMIAEILEAKGENFEALLPELTRRLELVELPEKVLDMYPIELSGGMKQRMVMVISTLLNPSVLIADEITSALDVSTQKAIAEMLVEFRNREFVKSMIVITHDVSILYQIADSIMVMYAGKFAERAPTSTLIREPRHPYTQMLISSLPEIGVKFGEKRLKGIPGKPPLLLDPPRGCRFRDRCPFAHERCVEEPPVIEVEKGHWVSCWKEVGSDA, translated from the coding sequence ATGAGTCTACAGATAGAGAATCTCAGGGTGTACTATCAGACCCTCCGGGGTGATGTGAAGGCCCTCGACGGGGTCACCTTCACCATAGGAGATGGAGAGATCATGGGGCTCGCGGGGGAGTCGGGGTGCGGAAAGTCCACGCTCGGCAACAGTCTGGTGCTCCTCAAGCCGCCCATGCGCTATGTGGAGGGCTCGGTCACCGTGGACGGGGACGAGCTTCCCATATGGGACTTCGAGAGGATGAACGAATATCGGTACCGCACCATCTCCACCGTGCCGCAGTATGCCATGAATGCGATGAATCCCACGAGGAAGATCGGTCGGATGATCGCCGAGATCCTCGAGGCGAAGGGGGAGAATTTCGAAGCCCTGCTCCCCGAGCTCACACGCCGTCTCGAGCTCGTGGAGCTGCCCGAGAAGGTGCTCGACATGTACCCCATCGAACTTTCCGGTGGGATGAAGCAGCGGATGGTGATGGTGATCTCCACCCTCCTGAACCCCTCGGTCCTCATTGCCGACGAGATCACCTCGGCCCTCGACGTCTCCACCCAGAAGGCGATCGCCGAGATGCTGGTGGAGTTCCGCAACAGGGAGTTCGTGAAGTCGATGATCGTCATCACCCATGACGTCTCGATCCTCTACCAGATCGCCGACAGCATCATGGTGATGTACGCGGGCAAGTTCGCCGAGCGGGCCCCCACCTCCACGCTCATCCGGGAGCCTCGGCATCCCTATACCCAGATGCTCATCTCGTCGCTCCCCGAGATAGGGGTGAAGTTCGGCGAGAAGCGGCTCAAGGGAATACCGGGCAAGCCGCCCCTCCTCCTCGATCCCCCCCGGGGATGCAGATTCAGGGACAGGTGCCCGTTCGCCCACGAACGGTGTGTGGAGGAACCACCCGTGATCGAAGTGGAAAAAGGACACTGGGTATCCTGCTGGAAGGAGGTAGGGAGCGATGCTTGA
- a CDS encoding ABC transporter ATP-binding protein, whose protein sequence is MLELQHVSKIYRIGAFGRKTLRAVDDVSFDIADGEVVSLIGESGSGKTTIGKMILRLIGISEGKILFDGQDISLLKGASLKEYYRYVQGVFQDPFSSYNPIFKADRIFSLVKEEFYPSTSASEWKEKVEGALRAVGLNPPDVLNKYPHQLSGGQLQRFLIARALLLDVKFLVADEIISMLDASTRVDVLNLIGDLKARGLSVLFITHDLALGYYIGDKAVIMYKGRVVEMGSTEKVYHDTLHPYTKMLMAAVPRLDEKWEEVEIRLKEQVGDGTLGCPYYGRCPVAEDRCRVETPPLHRKDEDHWVACWKYYDEKDG, encoded by the coding sequence ATGCTTGAACTGCAGCATGTCTCGAAGATCTACAGGATAGGGGCCTTCGGGCGGAAGACCCTGAGGGCGGTGGACGATGTGAGCTTCGATATCGCGGACGGAGAGGTGGTCTCGCTCATCGGGGAGAGCGGAAGCGGGAAGACCACCATCGGGAAGATGATCCTCAGGCTGATAGGGATTTCGGAGGGAAAGATCCTCTTCGACGGCCAGGACATCTCGCTCCTCAAGGGGGCGTCGCTCAAGGAGTACTATCGCTACGTACAGGGGGTCTTCCAGGATCCCTTCAGTTCGTACAACCCCATCTTCAAAGCGGATCGTATCTTCAGCCTGGTGAAGGAGGAATTCTACCCTTCAACCTCCGCCTCCGAATGGAAGGAGAAGGTCGAGGGTGCCCTCCGCGCGGTGGGCCTCAACCCTCCCGACGTACTCAACAAGTACCCCCATCAGCTGAGCGGGGGCCAGCTCCAGCGGTTCCTCATCGCCCGGGCCCTGCTCCTCGACGTGAAGTTCCTGGTGGCGGACGAGATCATCAGCATGCTGGATGCCTCTACCCGCGTGGACGTGCTCAACCTCATAGGCGATCTCAAGGCGCGGGGGCTTTCGGTCCTCTTCATCACGCACGATCTCGCCCTGGGGTACTACATAGGTGACAAGGCGGTGATCATGTACAAGGGGAGGGTGGTGGAGATGGGCTCCACCGAGAAGGTCTACCACGACACGCTCCATCCCTATACCAAGATGCTCATGGCCGCTGTACCCAGATTGGATGAAAAATGGGAGGAGGTGGAGATCCGCCTCAAGGAGCAGGTGGGTGACGGGACTCTGGGGTGTCCCTACTACGGCCGGTGTCCCGTGGCGGAGGACCGTTGCCGAGTGGAGACTCCACCCCTTCATCGAAAGGACGAGGACCACTGGGTGGCGTGCTGGAAGTACTACGACGAAAAGGATGGCTGA
- a CDS encoding ABC transporter permease, whose protein sequence is MSSFRELLFFAWRNTRVRIGVAIVGFFLLVALVGPLFAKYDPNEYVGPPNQPPNAEYWFGTTTFGQDVYSQFVYGLRPVFIVGLLGGGLGTLIGMLIGFVAGYRGGVVDEALNMLTNIVIVIPTFALLLIIAAYLKVRSIFSEALFIGFTAWPWAARAIRAQTFSLRAREFVDLARITGMRSGKIILTEIAPNMMSYLFMTFILQFGGAILNAATLDFIGLGPTNAMSLGLMMNNAVLWSALQLGVWWWFVPPGLAIAAIVGALYITNVGLDEVFNPKLREM, encoded by the coding sequence ATGTCGTCCTTCAGGGAGCTCCTGTTCTTCGCATGGAGGAACACGCGGGTGAGGATAGGGGTGGCCATCGTGGGGTTCTTCCTCCTCGTGGCCCTCGTGGGGCCTCTCTTTGCGAAGTACGATCCGAACGAGTACGTGGGGCCTCCGAACCAGCCTCCGAACGCGGAGTATTGGTTCGGGACCACCACCTTCGGCCAGGATGTGTACAGCCAGTTCGTCTACGGCCTGAGACCCGTGTTCATCGTGGGCCTCCTTGGAGGAGGTCTCGGTACCCTCATCGGTATGCTCATAGGATTCGTCGCGGGATACAGGGGCGGAGTCGTCGATGAGGCCCTCAACATGTTGACCAACATCGTGATCGTGATTCCCACCTTCGCCCTCCTTCTCATCATTGCGGCCTACCTCAAGGTGCGGAGTATCTTCAGCGAGGCCCTCTTCATAGGGTTCACCGCGTGGCCGTGGGCGGCACGCGCCATCAGGGCACAGACCTTCTCCCTGAGGGCCAGGGAGTTCGTGGACCTCGCGCGGATCACGGGGATGCGTTCGGGGAAGATCATCCTCACCGAGATCGCCCCCAACATGATGTCATACCTCTTCATGACGTTCATCCTCCAGTTCGGTGGTGCCATACTCAATGCGGCGACTCTCGACTTCATCGGTCTCGGCCCCACCAACGCCATGTCCCTGGGACTCATGATGAACAACGCGGTGCTCTGGAGCGCGCTCCAGCTCGGTGTGTGGTGGTGGTTCGTGCCGCCCGGGCTCGCGATCGCCGCCATAGTGGGGGCCCTCTACATCACGAACGTAGGGCTCGACGAGGTCTTCAACCCCAAACTCAGGGAGATGTGA
- a CDS encoding chemotaxis protein CheA, whose amino-acid sequence MSDYLDPHNEELLKDFFAEAYQQVELMEQNLLVLEQDPGNSEAVDEIFRAAHTLKGGAGTVQMEELAEFTHALEDALDEIRSGTVKVSSEIVDLLLSSLDVLKAMLGAREAGDVYREDVSALLERLKALQGAGAHPPAEPPASGKKAGSSRKGAPSRGKAASTGGESLSEEEIRELFEAAPSRHTVYRVQVTFDESNVMNTVGGIQGFALLKDLGAVLRTDPPFEKLYEDEFFPVVVYYVASSLSEEELLSRIVFPSDVAKDVKVERVSLPEEGEEAQGRGGEPEGVEEGAESGGEEVGPVPAEEEEGPLPELPKKAPAAPVREKSVATSILRVDSGRVDALLNLVSEAVINKATFNQISVQFGETFTQFQTLQSLFGEKLRGLMDVIPELARMMVEQDVSEKQVRRMLQEQYGELFEMFDPVEASFKGILNKYREATQQLNRITGEMQEAVMRIRMVPISQIFARFPRLVRDLSRSLKKKINLIIEGQETELDKSVIEDLLDPLIHCVRNSVDHGIEGPGERKKAGKPEEGTIVLRARNEGNLIVIEIIDDGRGIDVEAVRKRAVERGLIHPNKILSQVEAFNLIFEPGFSTARSVTDLSGRGVGLDVVKRQIEKLNGSISVWSEQGKGTRFTIKLPLTLAIIQGLLVQVGGERYAIPITSVVDCHRIRPSDIRYIDGYEVFDVREEVVSLLRLNRLFKIPTDEEKEYFFVVIVGSGERKMGIVVDGILGEEDVVIKPLRDHFVNTPGIAGANITGEGTVSLIIDVPQLLELGLKEEREARKKRDTSIL is encoded by the coding sequence ATGAGCGACTATCTTGACCCTCACAATGAAGAGCTTCTCAAAGATTTCTTTGCAGAGGCCTACCAGCAGGTGGAGCTCATGGAGCAGAACCTGCTGGTGCTGGAACAGGATCCGGGCAACTCCGAGGCCGTAGACGAGATCTTCAGGGCGGCCCATACCTTGAAGGGGGGAGCGGGGACCGTCCAGATGGAGGAACTCGCGGAATTCACACACGCCCTCGAGGATGCCCTGGATGAGATCCGAAGCGGCACGGTGAAGGTCTCCTCGGAGATCGTGGACCTGCTTCTCTCCTCGCTCGACGTGCTCAAGGCCATGCTCGGGGCGAGAGAAGCGGGAGACGTGTACCGAGAGGATGTCTCTGCTCTGCTGGAACGCCTCAAGGCCCTCCAGGGAGCCGGAGCACACCCGCCTGCGGAACCCCCTGCATCAGGAAAGAAAGCCGGATCGTCCCGGAAAGGCGCTCCCTCCAGAGGCAAGGCCGCTTCCACCGGAGGAGAGAGCCTCTCGGAAGAGGAGATACGCGAGCTCTTCGAGGCGGCCCCGTCGAGGCACACCGTCTACAGGGTGCAGGTCACGTTCGACGAGTCGAATGTGATGAACACGGTGGGAGGGATCCAGGGCTTCGCCCTGCTCAAGGATCTGGGGGCGGTCCTCAGGACGGATCCTCCCTTCGAGAAGCTCTACGAGGACGAGTTCTTCCCGGTGGTGGTGTACTACGTGGCCTCTTCCCTTTCGGAGGAGGAGCTCCTCTCCCGTATCGTCTTCCCGAGTGACGTGGCGAAGGACGTGAAAGTGGAGCGGGTGAGCCTCCCCGAGGAGGGGGAAGAGGCACAAGGGAGAGGCGGGGAGCCCGAGGGCGTGGAGGAAGGAGCAGAGAGCGGGGGAGAAGAGGTGGGTCCCGTTCCGGCCGAAGAGGAGGAGGGGCCGCTCCCCGAGCTCCCGAAGAAGGCACCCGCTGCTCCTGTGCGCGAGAAGTCGGTGGCCACGTCCATTCTCCGGGTCGACAGCGGGAGGGTGGACGCCCTCCTCAATCTCGTGAGCGAGGCGGTCATCAACAAGGCCACGTTCAATCAGATTTCCGTCCAGTTCGGAGAGACGTTCACCCAGTTCCAGACCCTCCAGTCGCTCTTCGGCGAGAAACTCAGAGGCCTCATGGACGTGATCCCCGAGCTCGCACGTATGATGGTGGAGCAGGATGTCTCCGAGAAACAGGTGCGGCGGATGCTCCAGGAGCAGTACGGTGAACTCTTCGAGATGTTCGATCCGGTGGAGGCCTCGTTCAAAGGGATATTGAACAAGTATCGTGAGGCGACCCAGCAGCTCAACCGTATCACCGGAGAGATGCAGGAAGCGGTGATGCGTATCCGCATGGTCCCCATCTCGCAGATCTTCGCGCGTTTCCCGAGGTTGGTCAGGGATCTCTCACGGTCGCTCAAGAAGAAGATCAATCTCATCATCGAGGGGCAGGAGACCGAGCTCGACAAGTCGGTGATCGAGGATCTCCTCGATCCTCTCATCCACTGTGTGCGGAACTCGGTCGACCACGGTATAGAGGGCCCCGGAGAGCGGAAAAAGGCGGGGAAGCCGGAAGAGGGTACTATCGTCCTCAGGGCGCGGAACGAAGGCAATCTCATCGTGATAGAGATCATCGACGATGGACGGGGGATAGACGTAGAGGCGGTGCGGAAACGTGCGGTGGAACGGGGACTCATCCATCCTAACAAGATCCTCTCCCAGGTGGAGGCCTTCAACCTCATCTTCGAGCCCGGTTTCTCGACGGCACGGTCGGTCACCGATCTCTCGGGCCGGGGCGTGGGGCTCGACGTGGTGAAGCGGCAGATCGAGAAGCTCAACGGGTCCATCTCGGTCTGGTCGGAGCAGGGAAAGGGTACCCGGTTCACCATCAAGCTCCCCCTCACCCTCGCTATCATACAGGGGCTCCTGGTGCAGGTGGGTGGCGAACGCTACGCCATCCCCATCACCTCGGTGGTGGACTGCCACAGGATACGTCCTTCGGACATCCGATATATCGACGGGTATGAGGTCTTCGACGTACGGGAGGAGGTGGTCTCCCTCCTCAGGTTGAACCGTCTCTTCAAAATCCCCACGGATGAGGAGAAGGAGTATTTCTTCGTGGTCATCGTGGGAAGCGGGGAACGTAAGATGGGGATCGTGGTGGATGGCATCCTGGGAGAGGAGGACGTGGTGATCAAGCCTCTCAGGGATCACTTCGTGAATACGCCCGGCATCGCGGGGGCCAATATCACGGGTGAAGGCACCGTCTCCCTCATCATCGACGTCCCTCAGCTTCTGGAACTGGGTCTCAAGGAGGAGCGCGAGGCCCGGAAGAAGCGCGATACCAGTATCCTCTAG